Proteins from a single region of Hordeum vulgare subsp. vulgare chromosome 6H, MorexV3_pseudomolecules_assembly, whole genome shotgun sequence:
- the LOC123403868 gene encoding germin-like protein 1-1, with the protein MARLHLSAVAACAVLLALAAPSLAGDPDMLQDVCVADLKSPIKLNGFPCKADITADDFFFAGLKNAGNTNNPAGSNVTAANVQSFPGVNTLGVSMARIDYAPGGQNPPHTHPRATEIIFVLEGVLEVGFITTANKLFTKTITVGDVFVFPRGLVHFQQNRGHGPAAVIAGFNSQLQGTQAIATTLFAAAPPVPSDVLAKAFRVSNEDIDAVKARFK; encoded by the exons ATGGCGAGGCTTCACCTTTCCGCCGTAGCGGcctgcgccgtcctcctcgccctcgccgccccctccctcgccggcgaccccgaCATGCTCCAGGACGTCTGCGTGGCCGACCTGAAATCCC CGATCAAGCTGAACGGGTTCCCGTGCAAGGCGGACATCACGGCGGACGACTTCTTCTTCGCCGGCCTCAAGAACGCCGGCAACACCAACAACCCGGCGGGATCCAACGTCACGGCGGCGAACGTGCAGTCATTCCCCGGGGTGAACACGCTCGGCGTGTCCATGGCGCGCATCGACTACGCGCCGGGAGGCCAGAACCCGCCGCACACCCACCCGCGCGCCACCGAGATCATCTTCGTCCTCGAGGGAGTCCTGGAGGTCGGCTTCATCACCACCGCCAACAAGCTCTTCACCAAGACCATCACCGTCGGAGACGTGTTCGTCTTCCCGCGTGGGCTCGTGCACTTCCAGCAAAACAGGGGGCATGGCCCCGCCGCTGTCATCGCCGGCTTCAACAGCCAGCTCCAGGGCACGCAAGCTATCGCCACCACGCTcttcgccgccgcgccgccggtgCCTAGCGACgtgctggccaaggccttccggGTCAGTAACGAAGACATCGATGCCGTCAAGGCTAGGTTCAAGTAG